In the genome of Kitasatospora cathayae, one region contains:
- a CDS encoding phage major capsid protein, which translates to MNHAEIAQIAIDKREVAIRQLRELTDGVKNRSLTRGEKKRESELLDLIAEEDTNAKRHISAAAAEDSAMRAQFPLRGATFAGHPERFAKASSSVTPGELMHRSLEMSRGVTTPSTGKAFSPEQVAKNFVDLLAPQSVVMASGVNRVETDAETYSFPVIRSDFSAGFVGELDDLPTGGFGAEPLKVTPRKIAVADLIANELIQDGGPAFLNPMAKSLLRTVALGFDREALVGTGTGKGFVGIANTAGIQKLAVAGELKDLDPFVSAFGLLESANAKASVIVMAPKSWSALMALREMSGSLKPLLSESAGSPTAGVQRSILGVPVWLSSFMPNADILVYEADQVFAVWRRDAGFEISNQFGFLKDGTAVRAIARAAIAVPNAAAVCKITVSA; encoded by the coding sequence ATGAACCATGCCGAGATTGCGCAGATAGCGATAGACAAGCGAGAGGTTGCCATAAGGCAGCTTCGCGAGCTTACCGACGGCGTGAAGAACCGTTCGCTTACTCGCGGCGAAAAGAAGCGAGAAAGCGAGCTGCTCGATCTCATTGCCGAGGAGGATACGAACGCGAAGCGGCATATATCTGCTGCCGCCGCTGAAGATTCAGCAATGCGCGCACAATTCCCGCTTCGCGGCGCCACGTTCGCAGGTCACCCTGAAAGGTTCGCGAAGGCGTCTTCGAGCGTCACGCCCGGGGAACTCATGCACCGCTCGCTGGAAATGTCCCGGGGCGTCACCACGCCCAGCACGGGAAAGGCGTTCTCTCCCGAGCAGGTGGCGAAGAACTTCGTTGACCTTCTCGCACCTCAGTCCGTGGTCATGGCATCGGGTGTGAACCGGGTGGAGACGGACGCCGAGACCTACTCGTTCCCGGTGATCCGGTCGGACTTCTCCGCTGGATTCGTCGGGGAGCTGGACGACCTTCCGACCGGCGGTTTCGGAGCTGAGCCGCTCAAGGTCACTCCGCGCAAGATCGCCGTTGCTGACCTGATCGCGAATGAGCTGATTCAGGACGGCGGCCCCGCCTTTCTGAACCCAATGGCGAAGTCGCTGCTGCGAACCGTCGCTCTGGGATTCGACCGGGAAGCCCTGGTGGGTACTGGCACCGGGAAGGGCTTTGTCGGCATAGCCAACACCGCCGGAATTCAGAAGCTTGCCGTTGCGGGTGAGCTCAAGGATCTCGACCCGTTCGTGTCGGCCTTCGGCCTTCTGGAGTCCGCTAACGCGAAGGCTTCGGTAATCGTCATGGCGCCCAAGTCGTGGTCTGCACTTATGGCGCTGCGGGAGATGTCCGGTTCGCTCAAGCCTCTTCTGAGCGAGTCAGCCGGCTCGCCCACTGCCGGGGTTCAGCGGTCGATCCTCGGGGTTCCCGTGTGGCTTTCCTCTTTCATGCCGAACGCTGACATTCTTGTTTACGAGGCGGATCAGGTGTTCGCGGTCTGGAGGAGGGATGCAGGGTTCGAGATCAGCAATCAGTTCGGCTTCCTCAAGGACGGTACGGCGGTTCGCGCGATTGCCCGTGCTGCAATCGCCGTTCCGAACGCCGCCGCCGTCTGCAAGATCACCGTTTCCGCCTGA
- a CDS encoding methyltransferase domain-containing protein, protein MSTAEELRAALVATLTESRSLTADWVPSVAAVPRHAFLPERFWADEDGGDTECRRDKDPERWLRLAYADVPIVTQWDDGAEDGEHTVPTSSASMPTMVVEMLADLDTEPGHRVLEIGTGTGYNAALLTHRLGAEMVSTVEVDPGVTSVARSALRAAGFAPEVVCGDGSLGWPVAAPYDRLISTVSLRTIPSAWLTQTRPGGVIVSPVSPLLGGGAIVRLTVGDDGTASGRFTRSSAFMLLRQQRYDGAPVDDYLPGEWPGDSEQSWTKVDPEAIGDGWLSLFACALALPDVYYRRNDYGEGRTWWLFDTAVTSWATVDSVPGESRFEVRQSGPRRLWDEMEAAHNRWTAAGRPGYDRYGLTVTPGGQTAWLDDPGNVLL, encoded by the coding sequence GTGAGCACGGCTGAGGAGTTGCGTGCCGCGCTGGTGGCGACGCTGACCGAATCGAGGTCGCTGACGGCGGACTGGGTTCCGTCCGTGGCGGCGGTGCCGCGTCACGCGTTCCTCCCGGAACGTTTCTGGGCGGACGAGGACGGCGGCGACACCGAGTGCCGCCGGGACAAGGACCCCGAACGGTGGCTGCGGCTCGCCTACGCCGACGTGCCGATCGTCACGCAGTGGGACGACGGGGCCGAGGACGGCGAGCACACCGTGCCCACGTCGTCGGCGTCCATGCCCACGATGGTCGTCGAGATGCTGGCCGACTTGGACACCGAGCCCGGTCACCGTGTGCTCGAAATCGGCACGGGCACCGGCTACAACGCGGCGCTGCTGACGCATCGCCTGGGGGCCGAGATGGTGTCCACGGTCGAGGTGGACCCTGGGGTCACCAGCGTGGCACGTTCCGCACTTCGCGCAGCTGGCTTCGCGCCCGAAGTCGTGTGTGGTGACGGCTCGCTCGGGTGGCCCGTGGCCGCTCCGTACGACCGGCTGATCTCCACCGTGTCCCTGCGGACCATCCCGTCCGCCTGGCTGACCCAGACCCGGCCGGGCGGGGTGATCGTCAGCCCGGTCTCCCCGCTGCTGGGCGGCGGGGCAATCGTCCGCCTCACGGTCGGCGACGATGGGACGGCGAGCGGCAGGTTCACCAGGAGTTCCGCGTTCATGCTGCTCCGGCAGCAGCGGTACGACGGCGCCCCGGTGGACGACTACCTGCCGGGAGAGTGGCCCGGTGACTCTGAGCAGTCGTGGACGAAGGTCGACCCCGAGGCCATCGGGGACGGCTGGCTGTCTCTGTTCGCGTGTGCCCTCGCCCTGCCGGACGTGTACTACCGGCGGAACGACTACGGCGAGGGCCGGACGTGGTGGCTGTTCGACACGGCTGTCACGTCCTGGGCCACGGTGGACTCCGTGCCCGGGGAATCCCGGTTCGAAGTCCGGCAGTCCGGGCCCCGGCGGCTCTGGGACGAGATGGAGGCCGCCCACAACCGGTGGACGGCCGCCGGACGGCCCGGGTACGACCGGTACGGGCTCACGGTGACCCCCGGCGGACAGACAGCCTGGCTGGACGATCCCGGCAACGTCCTGCTCTGA
- a CDS encoding XRE family transcriptional regulator — protein MLNERLKAVMASGGWTCAALAEKAGVDTKSVERWANQNRTPRLGAARLAAEALGEDMFALWPSLRQPRAARAISPELVALYEQRSDLPVSVIVDLLEKAAERVDVLVYAAVFLHEAYPRLNDLLRERAAEGCTVRIAIGDPASENVRQRGEEEKFGHGIESRCRLALMHYRPLIGTPGIEVRTHGTTLYNSLYRADDQLLVNAHVWGVNAYGAPVWHLRRTGAGTLFDTYASSFDAVWSTAQPVEES, from the coding sequence ATGCTGAACGAAAGGCTGAAAGCCGTTATGGCGTCGGGCGGTTGGACGTGCGCCGCCCTGGCAGAGAAAGCCGGCGTGGACACCAAATCGGTTGAGCGGTGGGCCAATCAAAACCGAACGCCCCGGTTAGGGGCAGCTCGTCTGGCTGCCGAAGCGCTGGGAGAAGACATGTTCGCCTTGTGGCCAAGTCTGAGGCAGCCACGCGCTGCCAGGGCGATAAGCCCCGAACTGGTGGCGCTCTATGAGCAGCGGTCCGACCTACCGGTGTCCGTCATCGTGGACTTGCTGGAGAAGGCCGCCGAGCGTGTCGATGTGCTCGTCTACGCCGCTGTCTTCCTCCACGAGGCGTACCCACGGCTCAACGATCTGCTTCGTGAGCGTGCCGCCGAGGGCTGTACGGTCCGAATCGCCATCGGCGACCCCGCAAGCGAGAACGTGCGGCAGCGCGGGGAGGAGGAGAAGTTCGGCCATGGCATCGAGTCCCGGTGCAGGCTCGCCCTCATGCATTACCGGCCGCTCATCGGCACGCCCGGCATCGAGGTTCGCACCCACGGCACCACGCTCTACAACAGCCTCTACCGGGCCGACGATCAGTTGTTGGTGAACGCCCACGTGTGGGGCGTGAACGCCTACGGAGCGCCGGTCTGGCACCTTCGACGGACAGGTGCGGGAACGCTCTTCGACACCTACGCTTCGAGCTTCGATGCAGTGTGGAGCACCGCCCAACCGGTCGAGGAGAGCTGA
- a CDS encoding NUDIX domain-containing protein yields the protein MARTEYYDDPNAPKPNRLVVAASAVVTDEAGRILLQRRVDNGLYALPGGTMDLGESLPDTAVREVFEETGLEVEITGLVGTYTDPRHVIAYSDGEVRQQFNVCFTARVTGGTLRISDESTDLRFVLPEEVTDLPMHHTQHLRLRHFLEQRTSPYLG from the coding sequence ATGGCACGGACCGAGTACTACGACGATCCCAACGCCCCCAAGCCCAATCGACTGGTGGTCGCCGCCTCCGCCGTCGTGACGGACGAGGCCGGGCGCATCCTGCTCCAACGGCGGGTCGACAACGGCCTGTACGCCCTGCCCGGAGGAACGATGGACCTCGGCGAGTCACTACCGGACACGGCCGTGCGGGAGGTCTTCGAGGAGACCGGCCTGGAAGTCGAGATCACCGGCCTGGTCGGCACATACACCGACCCGCGTCACGTCATCGCCTACTCGGACGGCGAGGTGCGGCAGCAGTTCAACGTCTGCTTCACCGCCCGGGTGACGGGCGGCACGCTGCGCATCTCCGACGAGTCCACCGACCTTCGCTTCGTCCTCCCCGAGGAGGTCACCGACCTGCCGATGCACCACACCCAGCACCTGCGGCTCCGGCACTTCCTGGAACAGCGGACTTCCCCCTACCTCGGTTAG
- a CDS encoding NHL domain-containing thioredoxin family protein: MASRARVRAPELVGAGGWLNTGGKELKLADLRGKCVVLDFWTFCCINCLHVLDELRELEEDHRDTVVIVGVHSPKFVHEADHQAVVDAVARYEVHHPVLDDPALATWKQYAVRAWPTLVVIDPEGYVVAQHAGEGHAHAIARLVAELEAEHEAKGTLRRGDGPYVAPEPSTENLKFPGKAVRLPNGHFLVADSGHHSLVELAEDGETVVRRIGDGQRGLVDGASPRFSEPQGLALLPEGHEYDVVVADTVNHALRGVRLAEDGVSVTTLAGTGRQWWQGSATEGPAREVDLSSPWDVAWFDGKVWIAMAGVHQLWAYDPAAGTVGVAAGTTNEGLVDGPAAEAWFAQPSGLAVSADGQKLWVADSETSALRFVSRETMTVETAVGTGLFDFGHRDGSADQALFQHPLGVTVLPDGSVAVSDTYNHALRRFDPASGEVTTLATDLREPSGAVLVDGDIVVVESARHRLTRLRLPEEAVRVESVAHRTQRAATEVAPGALRLDVVFEAPSGQKLDERYGPSTRLLVSATPPELLVSGAGADSDLSRELVLSDRITEGVLHVSAMAASCDDDPEIEFPACHVHQQDWGVPVKLVADGARRLPLVLAGME; this comes from the coding sequence ATGGCTTCTCGTGCACGTGTCCGCGCCCCCGAGCTGGTCGGCGCCGGTGGATGGCTCAACACAGGCGGCAAGGAACTCAAGCTTGCCGACCTGCGAGGTAAGTGTGTCGTACTAGACTTCTGGACCTTCTGCTGCATCAACTGTCTGCACGTCCTCGACGAGCTCCGCGAGCTGGAGGAGGACCACCGCGACACCGTGGTGATCGTCGGCGTGCACTCGCCCAAGTTCGTGCACGAGGCCGACCACCAGGCCGTGGTCGACGCCGTCGCCCGGTACGAGGTGCACCACCCGGTGCTGGACGACCCGGCGCTCGCGACCTGGAAGCAGTACGCCGTCCGGGCCTGGCCGACGCTGGTGGTGATCGACCCCGAGGGCTACGTGGTGGCCCAGCACGCCGGTGAGGGCCACGCCCACGCGATCGCCCGGCTGGTGGCCGAGCTGGAGGCGGAGCACGAGGCCAAGGGCACCCTGCGGCGCGGCGACGGCCCGTACGTGGCGCCCGAGCCGAGCACCGAGAACCTCAAGTTCCCCGGCAAGGCGGTCCGGCTGCCGAACGGGCACTTCCTGGTCGCCGACTCCGGCCACCACTCGCTGGTCGAGCTGGCCGAGGACGGCGAGACGGTGGTGCGCCGGATCGGTGACGGGCAGCGCGGCCTGGTGGACGGCGCCAGCCCCCGGTTCAGCGAGCCGCAGGGCCTCGCGCTGCTGCCGGAGGGCCACGAGTACGACGTGGTCGTCGCCGACACCGTCAACCACGCGCTGCGCGGCGTGCGCCTCGCCGAGGACGGCGTCAGCGTCACCACCCTGGCCGGCACCGGCCGCCAGTGGTGGCAGGGCTCGGCCACCGAGGGCCCGGCCCGTGAGGTGGACCTCTCCTCGCCCTGGGACGTCGCCTGGTTCGACGGCAAGGTGTGGATCGCGATGGCCGGCGTGCACCAGCTGTGGGCGTACGACCCGGCGGCGGGCACGGTCGGCGTCGCGGCCGGCACCACCAACGAGGGCCTGGTGGACGGTCCCGCCGCCGAGGCCTGGTTCGCCCAGCCGTCCGGCCTCGCCGTCTCCGCGGACGGCCAGAAGCTCTGGGTGGCCGACTCCGAGACCTCCGCGCTGCGCTTCGTTTCACGTGAAACCATGACGGTCGAAACCGCCGTCGGCACCGGCCTGTTCGACTTCGGGCACCGCGACGGCAGCGCCGACCAGGCCCTGTTCCAGCACCCGCTGGGCGTGACCGTGCTGCCGGACGGCTCGGTGGCCGTCAGCGACACCTACAACCACGCGCTGCGCCGCTTCGACCCGGCGAGCGGCGAGGTCACCACCCTGGCCACCGACCTGCGCGAGCCCTCCGGGGCGGTGCTGGTGGACGGCGACATCGTGGTGGTCGAGTCGGCCCGGCACCGGCTGACCAGACTGCGGCTGCCGGAGGAGGCGGTACGGGTCGAGTCGGTGGCGCACCGCACCCAGCGCGCGGCCACCGAGGTCGCACCCGGCGCGCTCCGGCTGGACGTGGTCTTCGAGGCGCCGAGCGGCCAGAAGCTGGACGAGCGCTACGGCCCGTCCACCCGGCTGCTGGTCAGCGCGACCCCGCCCGAGCTGCTGGTCTCCGGCGCGGGCGCGGACAGCGACCTCTCCCGCGAGCTGGTGCTGTCCGACCGGATCACCGAGGGCGTGCTGCACGTCTCGGCGATGGCCGCCTCCTGCGACGACGACCCGGAGATCGAGTTCCCGGCCTGCCACGTGCACCAGCAGGACTGGGGCGTGCCGGTGAAGCTGGTCGCCGACGGCGCCCGCCGCCTCCCGCTGGTCCTGGCGGGCATGGAGTAA
- a CDS encoding M18 family aminopeptidase → MSTAAPRAFFDRTHTDDLIEFLGTSPSPYHAVASAAERLEKAGFRQVAETDAWDGAAGGRYLIRGGALIAWYLPEGAGPETPFRIIGTHTDSPNLRVKPVPDTGSAGWRQVAVEIYGGVPLNTWLDRDLGLSGRLALKDGGARLVQLDEPLLRVPQLAIHLDRQVNDGMKLDRQRHLTPIWGLGPVDEGSLIAYVAERAGLAAEDVVGWDLMTHDVQPASYLGRDRELLAGPRLDNLLSVHAATAALAAVAVAVAEGGVTLPYIPVLAAFDHEETGSESDTGAQSPLLGNVLDRTVHARGGSPEDRARALAGTVCLSSDMGHAVHPNYSERHEPGHHPLPNDGPILKVNVNNRYATDGVGRAVFAAACEKAGVPWQSFVSNNAMPCGTTIGPITAARLGIKTVDCGIAALSMHSARELCGAEDPYLLASAIKAFLEG, encoded by the coding sequence ATGTCGACCGCCGCCCCTCGGGCATTCTTCGACCGGACGCACACCGACGATCTGATCGAGTTCCTCGGCACCTCGCCGTCCCCGTACCACGCGGTCGCGAGCGCCGCCGAGCGCCTGGAGAAGGCGGGGTTCCGTCAGGTCGCGGAGACGGACGCCTGGGACGGGGCGGCCGGCGGGCGCTACCTGATCCGCGGCGGCGCGCTGATCGCCTGGTACCTGCCCGAGGGCGCGGGGCCGGAGACGCCGTTCCGGATCATCGGCACCCACACCGACTCGCCCAACCTGCGGGTGAAGCCGGTGCCGGACACCGGCTCGGCCGGGTGGCGGCAGGTCGCGGTGGAGATCTACGGCGGGGTGCCGCTGAACACCTGGCTCGACCGGGACCTCGGCCTGTCCGGCAGACTCGCGCTGAAGGACGGTGGTGCGCGGCTCGTCCAGCTGGACGAGCCGCTGCTGCGCGTGCCCCAGCTCGCCATCCACCTGGACCGCCAGGTCAACGACGGCATGAAGCTCGACCGGCAGCGCCACCTGACCCCGATCTGGGGCCTCGGCCCGGTCGACGAGGGCTCGCTGATCGCCTACGTCGCCGAGCGGGCCGGGCTGGCCGCCGAGGACGTGGTCGGCTGGGACCTGATGACCCACGACGTCCAGCCCGCCTCCTACCTGGGCCGCGACCGCGAGCTGCTGGCCGGCCCGCGCCTGGACAACCTGCTCTCGGTGCACGCGGCCACCGCCGCGCTGGCCGCCGTCGCGGTGGCCGTCGCCGAGGGCGGGGTCACGCTGCCGTACATCCCGGTGCTGGCCGCCTTCGACCACGAGGAGACCGGCAGCGAGTCCGACACCGGCGCGCAGAGCCCGCTGCTCGGCAACGTGCTCGACCGGACGGTCCACGCCCGCGGCGGCTCCCCGGAGGACCGCGCCCGGGCGCTGGCCGGCACCGTCTGCCTGTCCTCGGACATGGGCCACGCCGTCCACCCGAACTACTCCGAGCGGCACGAGCCGGGCCACCACCCGCTGCCGAACGACGGGCCGATCCTCAAGGTCAACGTCAACAACCGCTACGCGACCGACGGGGTCGGCCGGGCGGTGTTCGCGGCGGCCTGCGAGAAGGCCGGCGTGCCGTGGCAGAGCTTCGTCTCCAACAACGCGATGCCCTGCGGTACGACGATCGGCCCGATCACGGCGGCGCGCCTGGGCATCAAGACGGTGGACTGCGGCATCGCGGCGCTGTCCATGCACTCGGCGCGCGAGCTGTGCGGGGCGGAGGACCCGTACCTGCTGGCGAGCGCGATCAAGGCGTTCCTGGAGGGCTGA
- a CDS encoding acyl-CoA dehydrogenase, producing the protein MGHYKSNLRDVEFNLFEVFGRDQVYGTGPFADMDVETAKNILSEIARLAENDLAASFADTDRNPPVFDPETNTAPIPATFKKSYQTFMDAEWWRLGIPESIGGQVTPNSLIWAFAEQILGSNPAIWMYSSGPAFAGVIAEEGTEEQLKVAQRMTDRLWGSTMVLTEPDAGSDVGAGRTKAIKQEDGSWHIEGVKRFITSGEHDMSENIIHMVLARPEGGKPGTKGLGLFIVPKFDFDWETGELGERNGVYATNVEHKMGLKASNTCEMTFGAKHPAKGWLLGETVDGIRQMFKIIEFARMMVGTKAIATLSTGYLNALEYAKERVQGADISQFLDKTAPRVTITHHPDVRRSLLTQKAYAEGMRALVLFTASVQDDMLAAKLRGERDEAAERLNDLLLPIVKGYGSEKSYEQLAQSLQTFGGSGYLQEYPIEQYIRDAKIDTLYEGTTAIQGQDFFFRKIVKDGGQALAALSEQIQKFLASAEGGDALAAERELLAKAAGDLEAIVGKLIADLTSVEQDVKNMYKVGLNTTRLLMVSGDVVVGWLLLRQAAVALAKLEAGASEKDVPFYQGKVAAARFFAKNVLPTIAPQRAIAEGVDNEIMELAEEAF; encoded by the coding sequence ATGGGTCACTACAAGTCCAACCTGCGGGACGTGGAGTTCAACCTCTTCGAGGTGTTCGGTCGCGACCAGGTGTACGGCACCGGGCCGTTCGCGGACATGGACGTCGAGACCGCGAAGAACATCCTCAGCGAGATCGCCCGCCTCGCCGAGAACGACCTCGCCGCGTCCTTCGCCGACACCGACCGCAACCCGCCGGTCTTCGACCCGGAGACCAACACCGCGCCGATCCCGGCCACGTTCAAGAAGAGCTACCAGACCTTCATGGACGCAGAGTGGTGGCGCCTGGGCATCCCGGAGTCGATCGGCGGCCAGGTCACCCCGAACTCGCTGATCTGGGCCTTCGCCGAGCAGATCCTGGGCTCCAACCCGGCCATCTGGATGTACTCCTCCGGCCCGGCCTTCGCCGGCGTCATCGCCGAGGAGGGCACCGAGGAGCAGCTGAAGGTCGCCCAGCGGATGACCGACCGCCTGTGGGGCTCCACCATGGTCCTCACCGAGCCCGACGCGGGCTCCGACGTGGGCGCCGGCCGCACCAAGGCGATCAAGCAGGAGGACGGCTCCTGGCACATCGAGGGTGTGAAGCGCTTCATCACCTCGGGCGAGCACGACATGTCCGAGAACATCATCCACATGGTGCTGGCCCGCCCCGAGGGCGGTAAGCCGGGCACCAAGGGCCTGGGCCTGTTCATCGTCCCGAAGTTCGACTTCGACTGGGAGACCGGCGAGCTCGGCGAGCGCAACGGCGTCTACGCCACCAACGTCGAGCACAAGATGGGCCTCAAGGCCTCCAACACCTGCGAGATGACCTTCGGTGCCAAGCACCCGGCCAAGGGCTGGCTGCTCGGCGAGACCGTCGACGGCATCCGCCAGATGTTCAAGATCATCGAGTTCGCCCGCATGATGGTCGGCACGAAGGCCATCGCCACCCTCTCCACCGGCTACCTGAACGCCCTGGAGTACGCCAAGGAGCGCGTGCAGGGCGCCGACATCTCGCAGTTCCTGGACAAGACCGCCCCGCGCGTCACCATCACCCACCACCCGGACGTGCGCCGCTCGCTGCTGACCCAGAAGGCCTACGCCGAGGGCATGCGCGCGCTGGTCCTGTTCACCGCGTCGGTCCAGGACGACATGCTGGCCGCCAAGCTGCGCGGCGAGCGCGACGAGGCCGCCGAGCGCCTCAACGACCTGCTCCTGCCGATCGTCAAGGGCTACGGCTCGGAGAAGTCCTACGAGCAGCTCGCCCAGTCCCTGCAGACCTTCGGTGGCTCCGGCTACCTGCAGGAGTACCCGATCGAGCAGTACATCCGCGACGCGAAGATCGACACCCTGTACGAGGGCACCACCGCGATCCAGGGCCAGGACTTCTTCTTCCGCAAGATCGTCAAGGACGGCGGCCAGGCGCTGGCCGCGCTGTCCGAGCAGATCCAGAAGTTCCTCGCCTCCGCCGAGGGCGGCGACGCCCTGGCCGCCGAGCGCGAGCTGCTCGCCAAGGCCGCCGGTGACCTGGAGGCCATCGTCGGCAAGCTGATCGCCGACCTGACCTCGGTCGAGCAGGACGTCAAGAACATGTACAAGGTGGGCCTCAACACCACCCGCCTGCTGATGGTCTCCGGCGACGTCGTGGTCGGCTGGCTGCTGCTGCGCCAGGCCGCGGTGGCCCTGGCCAAGCTCGAGGCCGGCGCCTCGGAGAAGGACGTGCCGTTCTACCAGGGCAAGGTCGCGGCGGCCCGCTTCTTCGCCAAGAACGTCCTCCCGACCATCGCCCCGCAGCGGGCGATCGCCGAGGGCGTCGACAACGAGATCATGGAGCTGGCGGAGGAGGCCTTCTAA
- a CDS encoding SseB family protein: MYGYDQNAYPGDPYQQQAGPQPGMNGMPGPGAYGAQGQAPQQSLYPEPSPPSLADAVRAFTTGSMAVEDFQAIFITSKVHCPRGDRPGFLALHNTPTPVIPMFSSLKELRRYAGKDSKHFTVTGAEVLDLLPTGYGFALDMEGEHRMVFDAKAVEQMVDFTMRRMYG; this comes from the coding sequence GTGTACGGATATGACCAGAACGCATACCCGGGCGACCCCTACCAGCAGCAGGCGGGTCCGCAGCCGGGCATGAACGGCATGCCCGGACCGGGCGCCTACGGCGCGCAGGGGCAGGCGCCCCAGCAGTCCCTCTACCCGGAGCCCTCCCCGCCGTCCCTGGCGGACGCGGTCCGGGCGTTCACCACGGGCTCGATGGCGGTCGAGGACTTCCAGGCCATCTTCATCACCTCCAAGGTGCACTGCCCGCGCGGCGACCGCCCCGGCTTCCTGGCGCTGCACAACACCCCGACGCCGGTGATCCCGATGTTCAGCTCGCTCAAGGAGCTGCGCCGCTACGCCGGCAAGGACTCCAAGCACTTCACCGTCACCGGGGCCGAGGTGCTGGACCTGCTGCCGACCGGCTACGGCTTCGCGCTGGACATGGAGGGCGAGCACCGGATGGTGTTCGACGCCAAGGCGGTCGAGCAGATGGTCGACTTCACCATGCGCCGGATGTACGGCTGA
- a CDS encoding pirin family protein, producing the protein MPAVTVDNPLTLPRVTTPDPAVANARPVLTVATAPEGYEGEGFPVRRAFAKINTKYLDPFIMMDQMGEVDYAAGEPKGTPWHPHRGFETVTYIIDGTFIHQDSHGGGGVITDGDTQWMTAGSGLLHIETPPESLVMSGGLFHGLQLWVNLPASDKMIAPKYQDIRGGSVKLLSSEDGGALLRVIAGELDGHQGPGTTFTPITMIHASINPGAQITLPWRSDFNALAYGLAGNGSAGNEHRPFHRGQAVVFGDGDSITLRADEKQDSRDNNFEVVLLGGLPIREPVAWYGPFVMNSHRELQQAMEDFQAGRLGTIPADTDLGR; encoded by the coding sequence ATGCCCGCCGTGACCGTCGACAACCCGCTGACCCTCCCGCGCGTCACCACGCCGGACCCGGCCGTCGCGAACGCCCGGCCGGTACTGACCGTCGCCACCGCCCCCGAGGGCTACGAGGGCGAGGGCTTCCCCGTCCGCCGCGCCTTCGCCAAGATCAACACCAAGTACCTCGACCCGTTCATCATGATGGACCAGATGGGCGAGGTGGACTACGCGGCCGGCGAGCCCAAGGGCACCCCCTGGCACCCGCACCGCGGCTTCGAGACGGTCACCTACATCATCGACGGAACGTTCATCCACCAGGACTCGCACGGCGGCGGCGGCGTCATCACCGACGGCGACACCCAGTGGATGACGGCCGGCTCCGGCCTGCTGCACATCGAGACCCCGCCGGAGTCCCTGGTCATGTCCGGTGGCCTCTTCCACGGCCTCCAGCTGTGGGTCAACCTGCCCGCCTCGGACAAGATGATCGCCCCCAAGTACCAGGACATCCGCGGCGGCAGCGTCAAGCTGCTCAGCTCCGAGGACGGCGGCGCGCTCCTGCGCGTCATCGCCGGTGAGCTGGACGGCCACCAGGGCCCGGGCACCACCTTCACCCCGATCACCATGATCCACGCCTCGATCAACCCCGGCGCCCAGATCACCCTGCCCTGGCGCTCCGACTTCAACGCCCTCGCCTACGGCCTCGCCGGCAACGGCTCGGCCGGCAACGAGCACCGCCCCTTCCACCGCGGCCAGGCGGTCGTCTTCGGCGACGGCGACTCGATCACCCTGCGCGCCGACGAGAAGCAGGACTCCCGCGACAACAACTTCGAGGTCGTCCTCCTCGGCGGCCTCCCGATCCGCGAACCCGTCGCCTGGTACGGCCCGTTCGTCATGAACAGCCACCGCGAACTCCAGCAGGCCATGGAGGACTTCCAGGCCGGCCGTCTCGGCACCATCCCCGCCGACACCGACCTGGGCCGCTGA